TCGCGTTCAATCATTCGCCGTTTTACGCGCCGGTGCCGGAGCCATCGATCAAGACCGCCGCGCAGGCGATGAGCTTCGCGGTCCTGAACGTGCTGGGGCGCTGAACAGCGCGCGGCCCTGTTTCTACCGGGCCCTTAGCCGAACAAGCGCTGCAACTCCACGCCCGGATCAGGCGCCCGCATGAACGCTTCGCCGACCAAAAAGGCATGCACGTTCGCCGCGCGCATGCGCGCGACGTCGGCCGGCCCCATGATGCCCGACTCGGTCACCACCATGCGCTCCGGCGCAATGCGCGGCAGCAGTTCCAGCGTCGTATCCAGCGAGACGTCGAAGGTACGCAGGTTACGGTTGTTGATGCCCACCAGCCGTGTTTGCAGCTTCAGTGCCGCGGTCAGCTCGTCGCCGTCGTGTACCTCGACCAGCACATCCATGCCCAGTTCGTGCGCGCAGGATTCGAGTTCGGCCATCAGCCCGTGATCAAGCGCCGAGACGATCAGCAGGATCGCATCGGCTCCCATCGCCCGCGCTTCATAGACCTGGTACAGGTCGATCATGAAATCCTTGCGGATGACCGGCAGCGCGCAGGCCGCTCGCGCCTGGCGCAGGTAGTCCACCGAGCCCTGGAAGAACTGCACGTCGGTCAGCACCGACAGGCAGGCAGCGCCATGCTGCGCATAGCTTTGCGCGATCGCCGCCGGCTGGAAGTCTGGCCGCAATACGCCCTTCGATGGCGAAGCTTTCTTGACTTCCGCGATGATGCCGGCCTGGCCTGCGGTGATCTTGCTGCGCAGGCTGTCCTCGAAGCCGCGGATGGCGCGGCGTGCGTCGGCGTCGCCCTCGACTTCGCGGCGCAGGCTGAACAGGTCACGGTGCTTCTTCGCCGCGGCTACTTCGTCGGCCTTGACGGCCAGGATCTTGTTGAGGATATCGGACATGAAAAACCTTTAATCTAGTATCAGCGGTTCCCGGCCAGTTGCTGGGTTACCTGCACGAACTGCTCGAGCTTTGCCGTCGCCGCCCCCGAGGCGATCGCGGCGCGTGCCTTCGCCAGGCCGGCTTCGATCGATGGCGTCACGCCAGCCGCGTACAGCGCGGTGCCGGCATTGAGCGCGACGATGTCGGTGGCCGGACCCGGTTCACCGCGCAGCGCTTCCAGCACGCGCAGCTTCGATTCGGCAGTGCCGGTTACTTTCAGGTTGCGGCTCGAGATCATCGCCATGCCGTAGTCTTCCGGATGGATCTCGTATTCGCGGATCTCGCCATTGACCAGTTCGCCAACCAGGGTGCCGGCGCCAAGCGAGACCTCGTCCATGTTGTCGCGGCCCCAGACCACCATTGCATGCTGGGCGCCGAGACGCTGCAGCACGCGCACCTGGATGCCAACCAGGTCGGGGTGGAACACGCCCATCAGGATATTTGGTGCGCCGGCCGGGTTGGTGAGCGGACCGAGGATGTTGAAGATGCTGCGCACGGCCAGTTCGCGCCGCACCGGCGCCACGTGCTTCATGGCCGCATGGTGGTTTGGCGCAAACATGAAGCCAATGCCGGTCTGGGCGATCGACTGCGCGATCTGCTCGGGTTTAAGGTCGATGCAGGCGCCCAGCGCTTCGATCACGTCGGCGCTGCCGCTCGAAGACGAGACGCTACGCCCGCCATGCTTGGCCACGCGCGCTCCGGCCGCCGCGGCCACGAACATCGAGGCGCTCGAGATGTTAAAGGTGTTGGCGCCGTCGCCGCCGGTGCCGACGATGTCGAGCAGCCCGGAGGTGTCGGCCATCGGCACCTTGGTCGAGAATTCGCGCATGACCTGGGCGGCGGCGGTGATCTCGCCAATGGTTTCCTTCTTCACGCGCAGGCCGATGGTCAGCGCCGCCACCATGGTCGGCGACATCTCGCCCGACATGATCTGGCGGAACAGGTGCAACATCTCGTCGTGGAAGATCTCGCGGTGTTCGATACAGCGCAGCAGGGCTTCTTGTGGGGTAATCGGCATGTCAGGGTCCAGTTCAATTAGGTATTCTCAAGACCGGCTGCCCAGCGCTGGCGCGGCCTGGGCCGCAAGTCGTTTGCGCCGGTAGCGGCGGCGACGGTGCAATGGGTAGCGGTGTACGCAGGAGCCTAGAAGCCGCTCAGCGCGTGAGGAAGTTCTTCAACAATGCATGGCCATGCTCGGACAGGATCGACTCCGGATGGAACTGCACCCCCTCGATGTCGTAGTCCTTGTGGCGCACGCCCATGATTTCGCCGTCGTCGGTCCACGCGGTGACTTCGAGGCAGTCCGGCAGCGAAGCGCGTTCGATGGCCAGCGAGTGGTAGCGAATCACGGTGAACGGGCTTGGCAGTCCCTTGAATACGCCTTCTCCGGTGTGGGCGATCAGCGAGGTCTTGCCGTGCATGACCTGCTTGGCGCGGATCACCTTGCCACCAAAGGCTTCGCCGATGGCCTGGTGCCCCAGGCACACTCCCAGGATCGGCAGCTTGCCCTTGAGCTGGCGCAGGACGTCGAGCGAGATGCCTGCATCTTTCGGCGCCTTCGGGCCTGGCGAGATGCAGATGCGCTCGGGTGCCATTGCCTCGATCTGTGCCAGCGTGACCTGGTCGTTGCGCACGGTGTGCACATCTTCACCGAGCTCACCCAGGTACTGGACGATGTTATAGGTGAACGAATCGTAGTTGTCGATCATCAAGAGCATGTCAGAACTCCCCATCCAGGCCGTCTTGCACTTGCTCGGCCGCGCGCAGCACGGCGCGCGCCTTGCTCTCGGTTTCCTGCCATTCCATCTCGGGGATCGAATCGGCCACGATGCCGGCCGCGGCCTGCACGTACAGGTTGCCGTCCTTGATCACGCCGGTGCGGATCGCGATTGCCACGTCCATCTCGCCCCCGAAACTCAGGTAGCCGCAGGCACCGCCATAGATGCCGCGCTTTACGGGCTCGAGTTCATCGATGACTTCCATCGCACGCACCTTCGGTGCGCCGGTCAGGGTGCCGGCCGGGAAGGTGGCGCGCAGCACGTCGAGATTGGACATGCCGTCTTTGAGCTTGCCCTCGACGTTCGAGACAATGTGCTGCACGTGCGAGTATTTTTCGATGACCATGCGGTCGGTCACCTTGACGCTGCCGGTATCGGCGATGCGCCCGATGTCGTTGCGTGCCAGGTCGATCAGCATCACGTGCTCGGCAACTTCTTTCGGGTCGGACAGCAGCTCGGCGGCCAGCTCGGTGTCGCGTTCCGGCGTGGCGCCGCGCGGGCGGGTACCGGCGATTGGGCGCAGCGTGACCTTCTTGCCACCCTCCGGCAGGGCTTCGTTGCGCACCAAAATCTCCGGGGACGAGCCGACGATCTGCATGTCGCCGAAGTTGTAGTAATACATGTAGGGCGAAGGGTTCAGCGAGCGCAGCGAACGGTAGAGCGACAACGGCGAATCGACATACGGCTTGCGGATGCGCTGACCGATCTGCACCTGCATCAGGTCGCCCGCCATCACGTAGTCGTGCGCCTTGGCTACCGCCTTCAGGTAGTCTTCCTTGCTGAACTCGCGCACCGCCTCGGTGCGCACGGAGCTCGACGTCACCGGCGCGTCCACGCTCCGGCGCAGCATGACACGCAGGTCTTTCAGGCGCTGGCGGGTCTTCATGTAGGCTTCCGGCTGGCCCGGGTCGGCGTACACGATCAGATACAGCTTGCCCGACAGGTTGTCGATGACCGCCAGTTCTTCGGTCAGCATCAGCTGGATGTCGGGCAGGCCGAGTGCGTCCGGCGGGGCGCTGTTGGCCAGCTTGTGCTCGATGTGGCGCACAGTGTCGTAGCCAAAATAGCCGGCCAGGCCGCCGCAGAAACGCGGCAGGCCGGGACGCAGGGCCACCCGGAAGCGCGCCTGGTAGGCTTCGATGAAGTCGAGCGGGTTGCCGTCGTGTGTCTCGACTACCTCGCCGTGCTTGACGACCTCGGTGCGCTCGCCTTGCGTGCGCAGCAGCGTCGATGCCGGCAGGCCGATGAACGAATAGCGTCCGAAGCGCTCGCCGCCAACGACTGATTCTAGCAGGAAGGTATTCTTGCCGGCTCCCTGCGACTGGGCCAGCTTGAGGTAGAGCGTGAGCGGGGTTTCCAGATCGGCGAAGGCTTCCGCGATCAATGGGATGCGGTTATAGCCCTGGCTGGCCAGCGACTTGAATTCGAGTTCGGTCATGCTTTTCTCCGTGCCGCCCAAGGGGGAAGAGGGCGGTGGTTGATTCAAAAAACCTGCCGGGAACGAGCGCAAACTCGAACACACCCGGCAGCAATCGATACGGCTTAGTCAGCCCAGGATTGCCAGCGTCGCCAAAGCCAGGCCTCAAGGGCACCGGTTTGGTTGACAGTGTGTTTTTTGGTGAAAAACATGGATAGCGTCGTTAAGTAGTCGTGCGGTTGTGGGCAGCGATCAGCTGCGCTGCCTCGAGCAGCGAACCAACTATACCATCCGAATTAATTTCTTGTACAGGCCGCCCGTGGTTATAACCATATGGCACGGTAAGTACATGGCAGCCGGCCGCGCGCGCCGCTTCGGCGTCGTTCGACGAGTCGCCGATGGCCACCACCGTTGATGGCGGCAGGTCGAAGGCGCTGCACACGCCCAGCAACGGCATCGGATCGGGCTTCTTTTTCGGGAAGGAGTCGCCGCCGTAGACCAGCTCGAACCAGCCGGCCAATCCCTTCTGCGCGAGCAGCGGGGTAGTAAACGCCATCGGCTTGTTGGTGACGCAGGCCAGGCGCAGCCCGAGCGACTGCAAGGCTGCCAATCCGTCGAGTACGCCGTCGTACAAGCTGCTGAAATTGCCATTGATGGCGAGGTAGTGGCGCTGGTAGCCGGCCAGCGCGTCGACCAGGGCCGCATCCACGCGGGCCGCGTCCCAGTCGAGCAGCAGGGCGTCGCGCACGAGTTTTTCCGAGCCCTTGCCGATCAGTGGCTTGATCGCCGCCTGCGCCAGCGGGGGCAGGCCCAGGTCGGCGCGCATGCCGTTCAGGGCCGCCTCGAAATCGGGCAGGGTGTCGAGCATGGTGCCGTCCAGGTCGATGATGGCGGCCCGGATGGCGGCGCGGCCGGCGCGCATTATTTGGCGACCGTTGCCAGTTGGGCACGCATGTCGTCGATCACCGCCTTGTAGTCCGGCTTGCCGAAGATCGCCGAGCCGGCAACAAACGTGTCGGCGCCCGCGGCTGCTGCGGCGGCGATGTTGTCGCTCTTGATGCCTCCGTCGACCTCGAGCATGATGTCGCGGCCGGATTCGTCGATCATGCGGCGCGCGATCGCGATCTTCTTGAGCGCCTCTGGAATGAACGACTGGCCGCCGAAGCCGGGATTGACCGACATGATCAGGATGATGTCGATCTTGTCCATCACGTGCTCGAGATAGTGCATCGGCGTGTGCGGGTTGAACACCAGGCCGGCCTTGCAGCCGTGATCGCGGATCAGCTGCAGCGTGCGGTCGATATGCTCCGAAGCTTCCGGGTGGAAGGTGATGATATTGGCGCCGGCCTTGGCGAAATCGGGAATGATGCGGTCGACCGGCTTGACCATCAGGTGTACGTCGATCGGCACCTGCACGTGCGGGCGGATCGCCTGGCACACCAGCGGCCCGATGGTCAGGTTCGGAACATAATGGTTGTCCATGACGTCGAAGTGGATGATGTCGGCGCCGGCGGCGACGACATTGCGCACTTCTTCGCCCAGGCGGGCGAAATCGGCGGACAGGATACTGGGAGCGATGCGGTAGGTGGTCATGGCACGAATGCAGATAAAGTGAAGCCGCTATTCTACGCCGATGAGACGCTCAGGTGCTGTGGCAAGACGCCGCACACGGGCGGCGCGGAGTATGATTGTCGTTTGCGCCACACCGGCACGCCGGCTCGACAGCCGTGCGTTTTTAACTTTCGCATTGACGATCAAGCAAGGAACTACCATGTCCGCCTACCAATTCGCTGTCTCTGTCAGGACCCAGCACCTGCCGGAACAGTCCAAACCGGACCGCGACCAGTTCGTGTTCAGCTACACCATCACGATCAAGAACACCGGCACCGTTCCCGCCCAGCTCATTTCGCGCCACTGGGTGATCACCGATGCCAATAACACCGTGCAGGAAGTCAGCGGCCTGGGTGTCGTCGGCCACCAGCCGCTGCTCAAGCCCGGCGAAGAGTTCGAATACACCAGCGGCACCCAGATGGCGACCGCGCAGGGCTCGATGTATGGCGAATATTTCTGCGTCGCCGAAGATGGCCACCGGTTCGAAGTTCAGGTTCCCGAATTCGTGCTGTCGCTGCCGCATGCGCTGCACTGAATTTGGCCGCGCAGTCTGGCTGCCATGATGGCGACGATCATGGCTGTTTGTCGGCGTCCTGATCTTTCTGCGTTGGCTCGTCATGGGGAGCGTCCTTGCGTCCGGCGAACATCGTCCACCAGACGATAAAGACGAGCAGGAACAGTGCAACGCCGGCTTCCACCATCAAGATCCACATATCGGTTATTCCCATGCCATCAATACGCCGCAGTGTAACCGCTTCGCTTGTCCTCGTCGCCTTTTTGGCGGCCTGCTCGACCGAGCCGCCGCAGCCTGGTGCGCAGCCGCCGCAAGCGCTGGATCCGGCCGCGCCCGTGCGCATGCCGGCGCCGGTGGGGCCGGTGTATGTGCCCGAGCAGCCACAGCCCCCGGCGCCCTTGATGACACCAACGGTCTTTAGCGCGCTGCCGGGCTGGCAGCAAGACGACCTGCGCCAGGCCTGGCCGGCGTTCTTGCAGTCTTGCCGGGCGATCGGGAAGAAGCTCGACTGGCGCGAGGTGTGCGCCGCGGCGCGGCGCGTCGACGCCGCCGATGCCGCTGCGGTACGCCGCTTCTTCGAGGCGAATTTCGTGCCGAACCTGGTGCGCAGCCCCGACGGTGCGGACACCGGCTTAATTACCGGATACTACGAGGCCATGCTGTATGGCTCGCGCAAGCGCGGCGGTGTGTACCAGACCCCGCTCTACCGCGTCCCGCCCGATCTGCTGACCGTGGACCTGGGCAGCGTCTATCCGCAACTTAAGAACATGCGCCTGCGCGGACGCTTGTCCGGCAAGACCGTGGTGCCGTACAGCACCCGCACCGAGATTGCTCGCGCGCCGCTGGCAGGCAAGGAACTGTTGTGGGTGAGCGATCCGGTCGAAGCATTCTTCCTTGAGGTGCAGGGCTCGGGCCGGGTGCAACTAGACTCGGGCGACACCGTGCGCGTGGCTTATGCCGACCAGAATGGCCATCCGTATAAAACCATCGGCCGCTGGCTGGTGGAGCAGGGCGAGTTGACCGTCGAGCAATCGACCGCCCAGGGCATTCGTGCCTGGATCGCCGCCAATCCGGGCCGCCGCCAGGAGCTGTTCAATGTTAATCCCAGCTATATCTTCTTCCGGGAAGAAAAGCTGCCGGATCCATCGCTCGGCCCGAAAGGCGCGCTGGGCGTGCCGCTCACTCCTGGCCGGTCGGTGGCGATCGACCCGACCATCCTTCCCCTCGGCGCAC
Above is a genomic segment from Massilia sp. H6 containing:
- a CDS encoding murein transglycosylase A, with protein sequence MPSIRRSVTASLVLVAFLAACSTEPPQPGAQPPQALDPAAPVRMPAPVGPVYVPEQPQPPAPLMTPTVFSALPGWQQDDLRQAWPAFLQSCRAIGKKLDWREVCAAARRVDAADAAAVRRFFEANFVPNLVRSPDGADTGLITGYYEAMLYGSRKRGGVYQTPLYRVPPDLLTVDLGSVYPQLKNMRLRGRLSGKTVVPYSTRTEIARAPLAGKELLWVSDPVEAFFLEVQGSGRVQLDSGDTVRVAYADQNGHPYKTIGRWLVEQGELTVEQSTAQGIRAWIAANPGRRQELFNVNPSYIFFREEKLPDPSLGPKGALGVPLTPGRSVAIDPTILPLGAPLFLATTEAGSESPMRRLMMAQDTGGAIRGAVRADFFYGFGPDAMDKAGKMKQRGTLWVLLPRAAAN
- the trpE gene encoding anthranilate synthase component I, with amino-acid sequence MTELEFKSLASQGYNRIPLIAEAFADLETPLTLYLKLAQSQGAGKNTFLLESVVGGERFGRYSFIGLPASTLLRTQGERTEVVKHGEVVETHDGNPLDFIEAYQARFRVALRPGLPRFCGGLAGYFGYDTVRHIEHKLANSAPPDALGLPDIQLMLTEELAVIDNLSGKLYLIVYADPGQPEAYMKTRQRLKDLRVMLRRSVDAPVTSSSVRTEAVREFSKEDYLKAVAKAHDYVMAGDLMQVQIGQRIRKPYVDSPLSLYRSLRSLNPSPYMYYYNFGDMQIVGSSPEILVRNEALPEGGKKVTLRPIAGTRPRGATPERDTELAAELLSDPKEVAEHVMLIDLARNDIGRIADTGSVKVTDRMVIEKYSHVQHIVSNVEGKLKDGMSNLDVLRATFPAGTLTGAPKVRAMEVIDELEPVKRGIYGGACGYLSFGGEMDVAIAIRTGVIKDGNLYVQAAAGIVADSIPEMEWQETESKARAVLRAAEQVQDGLDGEF
- the apaG gene encoding Co2+/Mg2+ efflux protein ApaG — protein: MSAYQFAVSVRTQHLPEQSKPDRDQFVFSYTITIKNTGTVPAQLISRHWVITDANNTVQEVSGLGVVGHQPLLKPGEEFEYTSGTQMATAQGSMYGEYFCVAEDGHRFEVQVPEFVLSLPHALH
- a CDS encoding phosphoglycolate phosphatase, which encodes MRAGRAAIRAAIIDLDGTMLDTLPDFEAALNGMRADLGLPPLAQAAIKPLIGKGSEKLVRDALLLDWDAARVDAALVDALAGYQRHYLAINGNFSSLYDGVLDGLAALQSLGLRLACVTNKPMAFTTPLLAQKGLAGWFELVYGGDSFPKKKPDPMPLLGVCSAFDLPPSTVVAIGDSSNDAEAARAAGCHVLTVPYGYNHGRPVQEINSDGIVGSLLEAAQLIAAHNRTTT
- the trpD gene encoding anthranilate phosphoribosyltransferase translates to MPITPQEALLRCIEHREIFHDEMLHLFRQIMSGEMSPTMVAALTIGLRVKKETIGEITAAAQVMREFSTKVPMADTSGLLDIVGTGGDGANTFNISSASMFVAAAAGARVAKHGGRSVSSSSGSADVIEALGACIDLKPEQIAQSIAQTGIGFMFAPNHHAAMKHVAPVRRELAVRSIFNILGPLTNPAGAPNILMGVFHPDLVGIQVRVLQRLGAQHAMVVWGRDNMDEVSLGAGTLVGELVNGEIREYEIHPEDYGMAMISSRNLKVTGTAESKLRVLEALRGEPGPATDIVALNAGTALYAAGVTPSIEAGLAKARAAIASGAATAKLEQFVQVTQQLAGNR
- a CDS encoding aminodeoxychorismate/anthranilate synthase component II, whose product is MLLMIDNYDSFTYNIVQYLGELGEDVHTVRNDQVTLAQIEAMAPERICISPGPKAPKDAGISLDVLRQLKGKLPILGVCLGHQAIGEAFGGKVIRAKQVMHGKTSLIAHTGEGVFKGLPSPFTVIRYHSLAIERASLPDCLEVTAWTDDGEIMGVRHKDYDIEGVQFHPESILSEHGHALLKNFLTR
- the rpe gene encoding ribulose-phosphate 3-epimerase yields the protein MTTYRIAPSILSADFARLGEEVRNVVAAGADIIHFDVMDNHYVPNLTIGPLVCQAIRPHVQVPIDVHLMVKPVDRIIPDFAKAGANIITFHPEASEHIDRTLQLIRDHGCKAGLVFNPHTPMHYLEHVMDKIDIILIMSVNPGFGGQSFIPEALKKIAIARRMIDESGRDIMLEVDGGIKSDNIAAAAAAGADTFVAGSAIFGKPDYKAVIDDMRAQLATVAK
- the trpC gene encoding indole-3-glycerol phosphate synthase TrpC, with translation MSDILNKILAVKADEVAAAKKHRDLFSLRREVEGDADARRAIRGFEDSLRSKITAGQAGIIAEVKKASPSKGVLRPDFQPAAIAQSYAQHGAACLSVLTDVQFFQGSVDYLRQARAACALPVIRKDFMIDLYQVYEARAMGADAILLIVSALDHGLMAELESCAHELGMDVLVEVHDGDELTAALKLQTRLVGINNRNLRTFDVSLDTTLELLPRIAPERMVVTESGIMGPADVARMRAANVHAFLVGEAFMRAPDPGVELQRLFG